In Pedobacter sp. SL55, the following proteins share a genomic window:
- a CDS encoding dipeptidyl-peptidase 3 family protein, with protein MKPILLGAVIATAFTACTGTNSTQESSAKKDVDSLTEYVAQRLPIYEKVRLSTDLNLLTPNERKVLPLLIEAAQIMDELFWKQAYPQRDSLLAAIKDEKTREFVKINYGPWDRLNGDKPFVAGIGEKPLGVTFYPLDMTKEELEKSDVKDKQGLYSVIIRDAGKLTSVPYHIYFATELQKASSLLKQAALLADDAGLKKYLNLRADALVTDNYTASDYAWLDMKSNGLDIIIGPIENYEDKLFNARASFESYVLVKDKEWSKRLAKYVSMLPELQKGLPVEAKYKKEVPGTDSELNAYDVVYYAGDCNAGSKTIAVNLPNDEKIQQEKGTRRSQLKNAMKAKFDKILVPISKVLIDAGQQKHIKFDAFFVNVMFHEVAHGLGIKNTVAGKGMVRTALQEQYSWLEEGKADVLGLYMVTGLLKKGELEGDIKDFYTTYMAGILRSVRFGASSAHGKANMQCFNFFQEKGAFERTAAGTYKVNYDKFATAMNELSAVAFALQGNGDKVAVEKAQKERGIIKPELQADLDKLAQKGIPVDVIFEQGVDVLGMK; from the coding sequence GTGAAACCAATACTGTTGGGCGCTGTAATAGCTACAGCTTTTACAGCATGTACAGGCACAAATTCTACACAAGAAAGTTCGGCAAAAAAAGATGTAGACTCTTTAACAGAATATGTAGCACAACGACTTCCAATATACGAAAAGGTGAGATTGAGCACCGATTTGAATTTATTGACACCAAATGAGCGCAAGGTTTTACCTTTACTAATTGAAGCTGCGCAAATTATGGACGAACTGTTTTGGAAGCAAGCTTATCCGCAACGCGACAGCTTACTGGCAGCTATTAAGGATGAAAAAACAAGGGAATTTGTAAAAATTAATTACGGCCCTTGGGATAGGTTAAACGGCGATAAACCTTTTGTTGCTGGCATTGGCGAAAAACCACTCGGCGTTACTTTTTATCCTTTGGATATGACCAAGGAAGAGCTGGAAAAATCTGACGTGAAAGATAAACAAGGGCTTTACTCGGTAATTATTAGAGATGCAGGCAAGTTAACCTCGGTGCCTTACCATATCTACTTTGCTACCGAGTTACAAAAGGCAAGCAGTTTACTAAAACAGGCCGCTTTATTGGCTGATGATGCCGGACTAAAGAAATACTTGAACCTTAGGGCGGATGCCTTGGTAACCGACAACTATACCGCTAGCGATTATGCTTGGTTAGACATGAAATCGAACGGCTTGGACATCATTATTGGTCCAATTGAGAATTATGAAGACAAGCTTTTTAACGCCAGAGCCTCTTTTGAAAGCTATGTACTTGTTAAAGACAAAGAGTGGAGCAAACGTTTGGCAAAATATGTTTCAATGCTTCCAGAACTGCAAAAAGGCTTGCCAGTAGAAGCTAAATATAAGAAGGAAGTACCAGGAACCGATTCTGAATTGAACGCTTATGATGTAGTGTACTACGCAGGCGATTGCAATGCGGGTTCTAAAACCATTGCGGTAAACTTACCAAACGATGAAAAAATTCAACAGGAAAAAGGGACTCGCCGTTCACAGTTGAAAAATGCAATGAAAGCGAAATTCGATAAAATCTTAGTTCCAATTTCTAAAGTATTGATCGATGCAGGACAACAAAAGCATATCAAGTTTGATGCTTTTTTTGTCAACGTAATGTTCCATGAAGTGGCTCATGGTTTAGGCATTAAGAATACGGTTGCTGGCAAAGGAATGGTGCGTACCGCTTTGCAAGAGCAATATTCTTGGTTAGAAGAAGGCAAAGCCGATGTTTTAGGCTTGTACATGGTAACTGGTTTGCTTAAAAAAGGCGAATTAGAAGGAGACATTAAAGATTTCTATACTACTTACATGGCTGGAATTTTGCGTTCGGTACGTTTTGGAGCCTCTAGCGCACACGGAAAAGCGAATATGCAGTGCTTTAACTTCTTTCAAGAAAAAGGCGCTTTTGAACGTACTGCAGCCGGAACCTATAAAGTAAACTACGATAAATTTGCCACAGCCATGAACGAGCTAAGTGCTGTAGCATTTGCACTGCAAGGCAATGGCGATAAAGTTGCAGTAGAAAAAGCACAAAAAGAAAGAGGAATTATCAAACCAGAACTACAAGCTGATTTAGATAAATTGGCTCAAAAAGGCATTCCGGTAGATGTAATTTTTGAACAAGGTGTAGATGTGTTGGGGATGAAGTAG
- a CDS encoding phosphatase PAP2 family protein has translation MVAPVLLITYGVASLENPHLQKLNTSWQNKVKDMKMKGNGLDDYTQFAPMAFVYGLNLAGVKGNHDIGDVAAVNVISFLLSTAIVRPIKQLTNVERPDGSNHHSFPSGHTSTAFVSAQLMFREYQGKDVVLSLLGYPFAVYTALYRTVNNKHWLGDVVAGAGIGILSTELAYYMLPHVKKLFNKKSKSNFAAYPIYQNKAYGLGMTMKL, from the coding sequence ATGGTAGCGCCAGTTTTGCTCATAACCTACGGCGTAGCTAGCTTAGAAAATCCACACCTTCAGAAACTGAACACTTCTTGGCAAAACAAAGTAAAGGACATGAAGATGAAGGGTAATGGTTTAGACGACTACACTCAATTTGCACCAATGGCCTTCGTTTATGGACTTAATCTTGCAGGAGTAAAAGGAAATCATGACATAGGGGATGTTGCGGCAGTGAATGTTATTTCTTTCCTACTCTCTACGGCAATTGTCCGTCCAATAAAACAGCTCACAAATGTAGAACGTCCAGATGGCTCGAATCACCATTCCTTTCCTTCAGGCCATACAAGCACGGCTTTTGTATCAGCACAGCTGATGTTTAGAGAATATCAAGGTAAAGATGTTGTTTTAAGCTTACTTGGCTATCCGTTTGCCGTTTACACCGCATTATATCGCACAGTAAACAATAAACACTGGCTTGGAGATGTGGTTGCTGGTGCAGGCATAGGCATACTAAGTACCGAATTGGCTTACTACATGCTACCACATGTGAAAAAACTCTTTAATAAAAAATCTAAGTCAAACTTTGCTGCTTATCCCATTTATCAAAATAAGGCATACGGATTAGGAATGACTATGAAGCTTTGA
- a CDS encoding N-acetylmuramoyl-L-alanine amidase → MKSNKFTIVFLSSALLFLIACSTYKYKATDKVYKNNAKSFSKIIAATPPENQQMNSLFNEQYFVGTTNMGIRKPNFVMIHHTAQDSLGQTLRTFTLPRTGTSSHYVVSRDGKVVQMVNDYLRAQHAGAGKWGQVTDMNSCSIGIEMDNNGTTDPWTDAQINSLCALLKTLKKKYSIPAANFIGHADYAPGRKNDPKNFPWKTLAQQGYGLWYDDVLDSVPENFDPMVGLKVIGYNLQRPNYAIEAFKIHYVQSDISPILTEFDKQVIYNLYRKNL, encoded by the coding sequence ATGAAATCGAACAAATTTACAATCGTCTTTTTATCATCGGCATTGTTATTCCTTATTGCTTGTAGCACTTACAAATACAAGGCTACCGATAAAGTGTATAAAAACAATGCAAAATCATTTTCGAAGATTATTGCTGCCACCCCACCCGAAAACCAGCAAATGAACTCGCTTTTTAACGAACAGTACTTTGTTGGCACCACCAATATGGGCATTAGGAAACCAAACTTTGTGATGATACACCACACTGCGCAAGATTCGTTAGGACAAACTTTAAGAACTTTCACGCTCCCTCGTACCGGAACCAGCTCACATTATGTGGTAAGCAGAGATGGCAAAGTGGTGCAAATGGTAAACGATTATTTGCGGGCCCAACACGCTGGTGCTGGTAAATGGGGCCAAGTTACCGATATGAATTCTTGCTCAATAGGTATAGAAATGGATAATAACGGCACTACAGATCCTTGGACTGATGCTCAAATTAACAGCTTGTGTGCTTTGTTGAAAACCTTAAAGAAAAAATACAGCATTCCTGCTGCTAATTTTATTGGCCATGCAGATTATGCGCCAGGCCGTAAAAACGACCCTAAAAACTTCCCTTGGAAAACTTTAGCGCAACAAGGCTATGGTTTATGGTATGATGATGTTTTAGATAGCGTTCCAGAAAATTTTGACCCTATGGTTGGCTTAAAAGTAATTGGGTATAATTTACAACGGCCAAATTATGCCATAGAAGCTTTTAAAATTCACTATGTACAATCTGATATCAGCCCGATTTTAACAGAATTTGATAAACAGGTTATTTATAATTTGTATAGGAAGAATTTGTAG
- a CDS encoding DUF6952 family protein, with product MKVPVIRQFFENATPEQLNATLEVLEAFCEFRGVSEAEVDVAGEMITNICGALEVHESVNGGLEPREALNAFSAKVMGSIDR from the coding sequence ATGAAAGTTCCTGTAATTAGGCAGTTTTTCGAAAACGCAACACCTGAGCAGTTAAATGCAACCTTGGAAGTGTTAGAGGCTTTTTGCGAATTTAGAGGAGTAAGTGAGGCAGAGGTTGATGTAGCCGGAGAAATGATTACCAACATTTGCGGTGCACTAGAAGTACACGAAAGCGTAAATGGAGGTTTAGAGCCTCGTGAAGCATTAAACGCTTTTTCTGCTAAAGTAATGGGTTCTATCGATAGGTAG
- a CDS encoding peroxiredoxin translates to MSFVGKKFPSITVDAMSEMGDDLKINVFEEAVKNNSKVLLFWYPKDFTFVCPTELHAFQAALADFKERNTVVIGASCDTNEVHFAWLNTAKDNGGIEGVTYPLIADTHRQLAGTLGILDQEVDYTEEGEEVFSGSNVSYRATYLIDETGKVFHESVNDMPLGRNVKEYLRLIDAYAHVQKHGEVCPANWEEGKSAMNATRTGVAEYLSAN, encoded by the coding sequence ATGAGTTTCGTAGGTAAAAAATTCCCTAGTATTACAGTTGATGCCATGTCTGAAATGGGCGACGATTTGAAAATCAACGTATTTGAAGAAGCAGTAAAAAATAACTCTAAAGTATTATTATTCTGGTATCCAAAAGATTTCACTTTTGTTTGCCCTACCGAATTACACGCTTTCCAAGCAGCTTTAGCAGATTTCAAAGAAAGAAATACGGTAGTAATTGGCGCATCTTGCGATACCAACGAAGTTCACTTTGCTTGGTTAAACACAGCTAAGGATAACGGCGGTATTGAAGGTGTAACCTACCCTTTAATTGCTGATACACACAGACAATTGGCAGGTACTTTAGGTATCTTAGATCAAGAAGTAGATTATACCGAAGAAGGCGAAGAAGTTTTCTCTGGTTCAAACGTATCGTACCGTGCTACTTATTTAATTGATGAGACTGGCAAGGTATTCCACGAAAGTGTAAATGATATGCCTCTGGGCAGAAACGTGAAAGAATATTTACGTTTAATTGATGCTTACGCTCACGTACAAAAACATGGCGAAGTTTGCCCAGCTAACTGGGAAGAAGGTAAATCGGCAATGAACGCAACTAGAACTGGCGTTGCTGAGTACTTAAGTGCTAATTAA
- a CDS encoding thioredoxin family protein, whose amino-acid sequence MFLELTEDNLGQYLSDNKKVMVQYAASWCGNCRIMKPKFKKLAAENEDVAFLIVDAEKFPGSRQFAKVDNLPTFAAFENGALVDQAQTNKAEVLTDLFTKIK is encoded by the coding sequence ATGTTTTTAGAATTAACAGAAGATAATTTAGGCCAATACCTTTCAGACAATAAGAAAGTGATGGTGCAATATGCAGCTTCGTGGTGTGGCAACTGCCGTATCATGAAACCAAAGTTTAAAAAATTAGCAGCAGAAAATGAAGATGTAGCATTTTTAATTGTTGATGCTGAGAAGTTTCCGGGTTCTAGACAGTTTGCAAAAGTAGATAACTTACCCACTTTCGCTGCTTTTGAAAACGGTGCTCTGGTTGATCAGGCTCAAACTAACAAAGCAGAAGTGCTAACCGATTTATTTACTAAAATCAAGTAG
- the aspS gene encoding aspartate--tRNA ligase, translating to MLRTTTCGALNLENLGENVTLCGWMQNSRDLGGMTFIDIRDRYGITQLVFNMNDNANLCQQARELGREFVIKVSGTVVERTNKNKEIPTGDIEIKVTSLEILNAAKLPPFLIADETDGGDDLRMKYRYLDLRRNPVRNNMVLRHRMAQSVRRYLDGLDFIEVETPVLIKSTPEGARDFVVPSRMNAGEFYALPQSPQTFKQLLMVSGFDRYFQIVKCFRDEDLRADRQPEFTQIDCEMSFVEQEDILNTFEGLIRTLFKEIKGIDLPEVPRMQYSDAMRLYGSDKPDTRFEMLFVELNAIVKGKDFAVFDNAELVVGINAKGCAHYTRKQLDELTDFVKKPQIGATGLIYMRHNEDGSLKSSVDKFYNEDELKKWSAALQTEPGDLVLVLAGAVKEKVQKQMNELRLEMGSRLGLRDKDKFSALWVLDFPLLEWDEESERYHAMHHPFTSPKPEDIALLDTKPGEVRANAYDMVLNGTEIGGGSIRIHDKETQALMFKHLGFSDEEAKKQFGFLLDAFEYGAPPHGGLAFGFDRLVSLFAGLDTIRDVIAFPKNNSGRDVMIDSPSTIDNKQLKELKISTVGS from the coding sequence ATGTTAAGAACAACTACTTGCGGTGCGTTAAACCTCGAAAACTTGGGCGAAAACGTTACTTTGTGCGGCTGGATGCAGAACTCTAGAGATTTGGGCGGAATGACTTTTATCGACATCCGCGATCGTTATGGCATTACCCAATTGGTATTTAACATGAACGATAATGCCAATTTATGCCAGCAAGCCCGTGAACTTGGTAGAGAATTTGTGATTAAAGTGAGCGGAACTGTAGTTGAGCGTACCAATAAAAATAAAGAAATCCCAACTGGAGATATCGAAATAAAGGTTACTTCACTAGAGATTTTGAACGCAGCGAAATTGCCTCCGTTCTTAATTGCTGATGAAACTGATGGTGGCGACGATTTACGCATGAAATATCGTTACTTGGATTTACGTAGAAACCCCGTGCGTAACAACATGGTTTTGCGTCACAGAATGGCACAATCGGTACGTAGGTATTTAGATGGATTAGATTTTATTGAGGTAGAAACACCTGTTTTAATTAAATCTACGCCAGAAGGTGCTCGTGATTTTGTGGTACCTAGCCGGATGAATGCTGGCGAGTTTTACGCATTGCCACAATCGCCACAAACTTTTAAGCAATTGCTAATGGTTTCTGGTTTCGATAGGTATTTCCAAATTGTGAAATGCTTTAGGGATGAAGATTTACGTGCGGATAGACAGCCAGAGTTTACACAAATAGACTGCGAAATGTCGTTTGTAGAGCAAGAAGATATTTTGAACACTTTCGAGGGTTTGATTAGAACTTTGTTCAAAGAAATTAAAGGCATTGATTTGCCAGAAGTACCTCGTATGCAATACAGCGATGCCATGCGTTTATATGGTTCTGACAAGCCAGATACGCGTTTCGAAATGCTTTTTGTAGAGCTTAACGCTATCGTTAAAGGCAAAGATTTTGCAGTTTTCGATAACGCAGAATTGGTAGTGGGCATTAACGCTAAAGGTTGTGCACATTACACTCGTAAGCAGTTAGATGAATTAACAGATTTTGTGAAGAAACCTCAAATTGGTGCTACTGGTTTGATTTACATGCGCCACAACGAAGATGGTTCATTAAAATCGTCGGTAGATAAGTTTTACAACGAGGATGAACTGAAAAAATGGTCGGCAGCGTTACAAACCGAGCCAGGCGATTTAGTATTGGTTTTAGCTGGTGCGGTAAAAGAAAAAGTACAAAAACAAATGAACGAGCTGCGTTTAGAAATGGGTTCTCGTTTAGGCTTACGCGATAAAGATAAGTTTTCGGCACTTTGGGTGTTAGATTTCCCACTGTTAGAATGGGATGAGGAAAGTGAACGCTATCACGCCATGCACCACCCTTTTACTTCGCCAAAGCCAGAAGATATCGCTCTGTTAGATACCAAACCAGGCGAGGTACGAGCAAATGCTTACGATATGGTATTGAACGGTACTGAAATTGGCGGTGGTTCTATCCGTATACACGATAAGGAAACACAGGCTTTAATGTTTAAGCATTTAGGTTTTTCTGATGAAGAAGCGAAAAAACAATTTGGCTTCTTGTTAGATGCTTTCGAATATGGCGCTCCGCCACACGGTGGTTTAGCCTTCGGTTTCGACCGTTTGGTATCTCTTTTTGCGGGTTTAGATACCATTAGAGATGTAATTGCTTTCCCTAAAAACAACTCGGGCAGAGATGTAATGATTGATAGCCCAAGCACAATTGATAATAAGCAATTGAAAGAATTGAAGATTAGTACAGTTGGCAGTTAA